Within Brienomyrus brachyistius isolate T26 chromosome 20, BBRACH_0.4, whole genome shotgun sequence, the genomic segment ATAATTTGTTTGGAGcggggcagctctgtgggttgggactcagaaggttgctggttcaaatccctgggtctgTAAAGTgatgccaccattgggcccttgagcaaggcccttaacccttatTGCCACAGAGACTGGATGACCCTACTCTCTCCTCTACGCCAGTTTCATGAtggcctcctgagatgcttttccagctgtcctaaagaaggtcccacatatatgctgagcactcattggcagcttttccttcactcaCTGGTTAAACTCCTCCAAATCAGTTTCTAATGCGTTTAGATCAAGTGGCCAGGTCACGTGATGAGGCActctatcactctcctttgtaggcagcttggcgtgtccaaacttttgactggtaccgtACCTCATAAACAACAGCGACATAAAGAAAATGGACGCAGTGCCTCCACGACGACGCCACTGGGGCTGGGACAGGCATGCTCACCCTGTCCTGTGCCGGCCTGCGCACTCGGAAGAAGAAGACGACCAAGGAGGTGGGCAGGAGCTCCCACACGAAGAGGACGACCCCAAACACGATGTAGCCCGCATCCCCCAAGCTGGACTGCAGGTCGGCCTGTAAGGGGACGGATCGTGCCGAAAGCCAGAgaaatgcagctcatacaggaTAGCTGTAGGTTTCAGCGCTGACGCCTACTGTTGTTGGATGCTTGGGTATATTTAACATTAAAGGTTGCATATACGCAGGACGCATGGAAAACCATGTCAGTGAATGAATATGCAGTCTCTTGTTCTGTGTGGGATGCGCTTGCCTGTGTTTGCCTTTGGTTTACAGTCGCGCCTCATGCACTGTAACTGAGTAGATAGTCAAAGCTGATACTGTACATTCCAGATGCTGCTCAGGTGAATCGTTACGTCTGCGTTTCCCGTTTGTGTGCCTCTAGATgaatttgtgtgtctgtgtgccttgtgatggactagcaCACTGCTCCCCAGCCCGGTCCTGGGAgagcccagacagtccacggtttaactccctcccagctccctaccagcaaaaatgtggactgtctggtggtCTCTGAGGGCccagttgagaaacactggcctgGAGTCTCATCACAAAGTGTATATAGCCCTAAGGCTCCAAAAACCTACAGCCTGAACTAGATAATCAGTTACTGAGAATGGATGGAATTAAACATGTTAACAAATACAGTCAATATATTGGAAATGATTGATTCATTTACCTGGTCGGACACGTTGTACCAATCATAATCGAAGGAGTTGATGGTTTTGATgttggtgagagccaggaccaCCAGGTTGTAGCAGGCTCGTGATGCGTACAGGAGAATGACTGTGACCCCGATGACTGTCACCTGGCACACTGACGTCCCCTGCAGGTACGTTTTAACCTCAGTCCACAAGCTCTAGACATAACTGGCAGTTCCCTAATTGAAAGGCAACTAACCATTTAAATATCGAAAGTGAAAGTAAATTAACTTCCACTTAACCACCACTCACTCCAGCCAATTATAGAAGTGAAAATGTGGGACATTCCAGTCTTCGTGGGCTACAAGATTTACTGCCATCTATGTTTTGATTGTTTTACTGTTGTACTTTATCATAGGAGTTACCTTTGGTCTACTGTCTGTAAGGACTGGTACTTCCCACTGCAATACTATTCCTCAGTAGGTTTAACGGTCACCTTAGACTCCAAGTAGATGTTAGCCAAGGACATCTTAGCAATTTTGTAGAggcacagggagagagagatggcaCAAAGCACGAAGAGGCTGTCGTTGATGGCCACCCGCACCAACACGATGGTCTTCACCTCCGCGCTGGTCATCTTCACCAGCAGGGCGCACGTAAGGTTCACCACCAGGAACACCAGACTGATGCCTAAGAAAACCAGGTACAGAGGGAACCTGGGAGGAACAGACAGCGCTCAGAGTACTGCGGGTTTGTGGCAGATTTCAGGTCACATTTTTAGTAAAAGTCTAGACTGCCTTGCTGGCTTCTCCGCTACACTAGTCTGGAGCCCCTGGATTGCTGCACAAGCCTTTGCCGCTCGTTCACAGCATTAATATTTCATGCTCAGGTAAATGTTTGAAAGGTTCTCATGTAATGGCAAAAAGTTACCTGACACCATGCATTTATTTGACCTCAGAACTGTTACGTATCTGATGGGGATCTGCAAATAGGCATCTTTAGACCTGAGGTTGGTGAGAATGACGACGGTTTACCTGTACTTGAGCAGTTCTGGTGAATACTTAGATTTTGCTTTAAAAACAACCTGTTTGAGAGAGGAAAGGCTATTTTACTACAAACACGTCTCTAAATGTGCTCCAATTTTTTTACAGTCATTTGAAAGCTGCACAGAGAATCATGGTAGCTGTTCTTCCTATTACTCAGGGTATTTACTGAAGCTAAAAGTACCCTCAAGAATTATTGGCACCCTTGGTAAAAATgagtaaataaagaaaaatatgttttacGGTCAAATACCTTAatttcacactgaaaaaaatgagaaatccAACCTTCAACTAACATACATTTAttctagataaaaaaaaatacttataaaaaatacatttcttaCTCAAATACATGTACCAAAATTACAGCTTGCATGGGTGCCGCAAGAGAttctgggccccatgaaaacatATTATATTGGGCCACCAACCCAGTTCCAAATATTTTggggcccctgtcactcagaggcccttggaatcatcctgacctcccccccccccccctttacgcCACCACTTCCTGCTGGCACATGTTATGCATTACTGTTTTTTATGGGGGTTTAAATGACCCCCATGACCCCAACAGGAATAAGCAGTTCGAAGATGAATATACAGGCTTAAATGGTTGTGACAGTGGCGTCGCATGACTGGTTGGGGGTGTCATGGGAAACAACTGCAGTCAGAAGATAAATCAGATATGAGAAGAAGAGAATTTAAAACAGTTACATACTTAAATTAGCCCAGCTTTTGATTCTGTGACACAAGCGTGAGCCTGAAAGGTACATTATGATTTATTCTTTGTCTCCAGTTCACTGATGGTCCTGTATTAATGACAAGCTCATAGTTTTGTTTACAAAGGCAATAAATTAAATCATGTGGGAATAGTTAAAAACCATCATTTCCCGGTTTTTCCAAATCTCCCGTCCTCCATACCAGGGTATCCAGGCATTTCCTGCTGGGATAATCGTGTCCTGTCTTTTCTAAACAGTTTTCGGCGGCTTGGTTTGACGAATGGGCCGTAACTTCCACCAAAGGCAACATGTTACGTTTTTTTGTAAGGTTCTGAGGAGCACGATGAGTGCAGTGCAGGGTGTTAAACCTTGAAGGTGTTTCCTGCGTCTATTTCAGGTCAGGCCTTTGTGCACTCATGTGACTGACAGGTGTTTGAACATTCAGCCATCTGCCACCTCTGAGGGTGAAACTAATTTATTTTGGTTCCATAAAAATGAAACACTTGTTGTATCTGTTTGTGTCTAATATATCTTGgagttacaaaaaaaataataaaccttAATGTTTAAAAATCCTGTGCTGTAATTAGACCTTCTTCCAGTTGCACTAAACCACCACGTACTGACATACAATAATATGGAATCTACGTTTAAGAAACCGGTTCCATTTTCTTTATTTAGGTTAACAAGTCCTTAGTATGAAAAATTGCTGAGTCATGACAGTTAATTATCTCTTAGTAAGACGAAGGTTGTCACCTGCATATTTCGATTGCTCAGTAAGTCTGGtcctcaccccccccagcctgagCTAAGCTCATTTTCCCGTGGATCAGTCATCCCGGCGTGCCGGTCAGTGTGCTGATGTCAGCAGTCCATCAGCCCCTGAAGGCCACTCTGTGAATGTGGTGGGCGGCCTTCAGGACCCATGCAGCGTATCCCACCATGCTCCCTAGGGGCCGTTCCGGCCGCATTGGGCAATGCTCCCCATGCTTTAGGGGCCATTCCCACCACGTTGGCGCTCCCTAGGGGCTGTTCCCGTCACATTGGGGGACGCTCCCTAGAGGCTGTCCCTGTCATGTTGGGGGATGCTTTATAGGGGCTGTTCCTGTCATGTTGGGGGACGCTCCCTAGGGGctaatatacatacataattCTCAATGGTGCACACAGTTCACATCTAGCACGCCCGGAATGTTCTGCAAAGGGTGGCACGTTTGGAAGGTGCCCCAAGCCATAATGAGGACAGTCAGAGTGCCTAGTACCCCCGCGcaccgtgtgagtgtgtgtgtctgtgtgtgtgtgtccggccGGACCCACCTGAGCAAAATAGAGGTTCATCAGGCTGAGGGTGAAGAACTGCAGGCAAACGGGGCAGCAGTAGAGCAGCCAGAACGCGAAGGGTCCCAGAGCGTTGGCCGTCACGAAGCTCCTGAAGTAGAAGGAGAAGAGGACAGCGCGCAGGGCAGCCCACAGCAGGCAGAGGAAGAGAAACACTGTCTGGTAGCTGAAGCGCTTGTGCCGGTATCGCAGCACCAGCCAGAGCTGCACGTAGATGAAGGCAAACAGCAGCGAGTAGAAGACGGTATAGGCCACAGTGAGGCCCAGCTTCACGTAGGGGGGCACGGCCGGGCTCAGGGTGGGCGGGGGCAGCGACTCGTTGGCCGCCGGCTCCCCAGCCCTCGCCAGCGCCTCCATCAGCCTCCTTAGCTTCGGGGGgcgcccccacccccggccCCCCCCAGGATCCTGCCGGTGTGCGCTGGCCGAGCTCCTGTCAGAGGCGCCAGCCCGAGAGAACCGGACTCCTCTCCATCGCAGCCCGAGAGCGAGAGAGGGGAAGAGAGAGGAAGGGAGTGGGAGGCGGAGAactagagggagggaggggggctgggtgAGCGAGTGAGCAAGCGAGTGAGGAAGCAGAGCGAGGGGAGggaggcagggagggagggggggggggctcgcagCAAAAATGAAAACAAGCTCACTTCCTGCTGCAGCTGAGAGCCTGAGGCCGCCCCGCTCGCCGTCCGCCGCTCTCCACTCGCAGTGCCTGGCAGGAAGAGCcggtcccgccccccccccccccaccccgcacgGTCCTCCTCCGCCTGCTGTACGGTTCCTTTAACCCTCTGCTGCCATTCCTGTCTTCCTGAGAGAGCCCTGAGCCCACAGCTGGCAATCGACAGGGAATAATGGGGCTTCTGTCAGGGGAGGAGGGTCTGTCCGCGGGGCTGGACCACGGTGCCCCGAGTACCAGACGTATCGCTTTCTGCCCGCTTTTCGGGCTGATCGCGAGCACAGTGCGGCACTGTCACTATTCTCCCGTTAACATCTAcactgtcatccatccattaattcatccatccatccatccatcttcagacCATTTCTCCTGCTGAGGGTCATGTTGTATGTTGTACATTGTaacgaataataataaaaatgtaaatccccccccccgtgtAACTTTCATAGCTTGCATGACCGAAGCACTGGATCTTCAAAACCTTCCCCTTCACTTTTCCTTCCTAGTCACCAATTCAGGCCTTGAACTTTATTATGACGCTTTAAACAATGAGACCGCATTCTGTGGTGTGGGCATgccggcctgctcacccaatcATCATACAGCCCTGTCTACATCCGCGAGAAGGTGTTGAACCCACCAGTCATTTGTTTCCTGCACCCTAATAATTGCCTCTAATAATTGTTCTAATTTAGTGATTAAGGGTTTTAGGGACTAATAATAATTCAGCAGTTCTAGCACGGTGGCCTATATCCCTAAACCGGATTGTTTGCTAAGCCGGAAACTcgccggatttaaggtaccccgatttaaatggacttcatctttTCATTtagatttagcccagactacctttaatctgacaaattaTCTGGCTAATCAAGAAATCCTGAGGCACACATACCTGTCATTCATGCTGCCCAGTTTGTAAATAGTATAACTTGGTCCCTTCGCGTTGCTTTTTAAAACTAAATCATTAACATTTAGCATAACAAAGACCGCTCGCTTGAGGCTGCATCATGCTGTTTTTCGATGGCAGACAACGTACGCTAAATGCAGTTACGCAGACGCCTCCCACTGAGAGACTGCTGGTATTTCTTTATGATGCATTTAATGCATCAATgttgggtggggagggggtcacCGATCAGCACTTGTCATTACAGAAAACCACTGAAGCAGGCATTTCCTTGGCTTTTGTCATGTTTCAGAGGGCTCTTGGCTCTCAGAGGATTCCCACGCTGAGGTTTATGTGTGTGCTGCACTAGGGTGTCATGGAGGGAGCCCCGGAGAGCAGATCTGGGTGCAGGGGACCGTAAATCACAGAGCGGAACCAACCATCTGCAGGGTCGCTGACGTCACGCAGACGCTGCCTTCTGCTGCTGTGGATGTACAAACCTGGAAAGATTTGCATACTGAAGAATATTTCTGTCTGATTTCTTCACAGTACTCTGCTCTGAGATAAACAGAATTTGATGCTGTGGGTTGTGGGTGGGATTTTAACTCCTGGCCATGTAtgtggaggttgcatgttctccctccaTTTGAGTGAATATCGTTTAGCTATACCAGCATTCTTATGAGGTCCAGATGCTATACCAGCATGCTTATGAGGTCCAGATGCTATACCAGCATGCTTATGAGGTCCAGATGCTATACCAGCATGCTTATGAGGTCCAGATGCTATACCAGCGTCCTCATGGGGTCCACATGCTATACCAGCGTCCTTATGAGGTCCACATGCTATACCAGCATCCTTATGAGGTCCACATGCTATACCAGCATCCTTATGAGGTTCAGATGCTATACCAGCATGCTTATGAGGTTCAGATGCTATACCAGCATCCTTATGAGGTCCAGATGCTATACCAGCATCCTTATGAGGTCCACATGCTATACCAGCATCCTTATGAGGTCCAGATGCTATACCAGCATGCTTATGAGGTTCACATGCTATACCAGCATCCTTATGAGGTCCACATGCTATACCAGCATCCTTATGAGGTCCACATGCTATACCAGCATCCTTATGAGGTCCAGATGCTATACCAGCATCCTTATGAGGTTCACATGCTATACCAGCATCCTTATGAGGTCCAGATGCTATACCAGCATCCTTATGAGGTCCACATGCTATACCAGCATGCTTATGAGGTTCACATGCTATACCAGCATCCTTATGAGGTCCACATGCTATACCAGCATCCTTATGAGGTCCACATGCTATACCAGCATCCTTATGAGGTCCAGATGCTATACCAGCATCCTTATGAGGTCCACATGCTATACCAGCATCCTTATGAGGTCCACATGCTGTACCAGCATGCTTATGAGGTCCACATGCTATACCAGCATCCTTATGAGGTCCACATGCTATACCAGCATCCTTATGAGGTCCAGATGCTATACCAGCATCCTTATGAGGTCCACATGCTATACCAGCATCCTTATGAGGTCCAGATGCTATACCAGCATGCTTATGAGGTTCACATGCTATACCAGCGTCCTTATGAGGTCCACATGCTATACCAGCATCCTTATGAGGTCCACATGCTATACCAACATCCTTATGAGGTCCACATGCTATGCCAGCGTCCTTATGAGGTTCACATGCTATACCAGCATCCTTATGAGGTCCACATGCTATACCAACATCCTTATGAGGTCCACATGCTATACCAGCATGCTTATGAGGTCCACATGCTATACCAGCATCCTTATGAGGTCCACATGCTATGCCAGCGTCCTTATGAGGTCCACATGCTATACCAGCGTCCTTATGAGGTCCACATGCTATACCAGAATCCTTATGAGGTTCAGAACCAGGTCCAAGTGATTTGTTGCATATGAATGACCCTTGCATGTGACATTGTGTGTaagtctgtgccctgtgatggactggtatcaaATCCAGGTTGCCTCCTTAGACTTACACTTACACTTGACGACTTGACTTTATTAATCTGCTTGGGGGTGAAATTTGTTTGGTCCAGCAGCAGGTTGACAGATATAGAGAGGATAAAAAACAGTTACAGTAAGGGAAGAGGTATAAAAtggataaaataatataaatgcacACTAAAAAAGAAATATTAACAGTTCAGAAcagacatatacatacatacaattaCAATATTTTGTTACAATGTTATTTGTAATCATAAAATGGTATATGACAGATAAATGTTACATTGTACCGCCCCGCACTAAATATTGGGCATTATGAATTTTATGGACATACATTATTTATAAATTGGACATATTTATATCTTTATATTCAGGCTTACAACAGAGTCTGTGCAAAAAGACATAAAGTAATGCTGCAAGAATGTATAAATAGGTCACAGACAGCTGATTGGGATGTTAAACAGGCAAAGAGCAGTTGGTATGAAGAATCTCTGACtgtgagaaccccccccccccccccccaccttgtccCTGGTGATTctagggataggctccaggcttgaATGTTGCAATCTGGGTTCAGGAGGAACTTGACTTAATTTAGATGTGTACTATTCATGGTTGAGATGGTTATAAAGTTTTTGCTTGACTTGATATAACTTAACACAACTCTCTACCAGATATGTGATTATAGTAATGGGATGGAAATTGAATTATCTGAAGTTTATTTATGGCATTCCTGAGGATCTTGGTAAATGAGGGTTTCATAGGTGATTGTTGAGCAGCTCGCTAACTCGCTAACGGGCTGCCACCTCAGTTCTTTAAAATCCCAATCATTGACCAGAAATATTACACATAGCCATGCCGTTCCAAAGGTTTATTGATAGGGATATTGATAGGGACATTCCTTGTTCTGGaatgaaattaatttttttcagGACAGACAACCAAAATCCAGGGTGGGTCCCGGAAAATCCTGGGTGTGTAGCAACCCATACCAAAACCACTAACTGGCTAATCGCtaaatgctaacatgctaattgcTAAAAAGGCTAACTTGCTAATCATGAAAAGGAAGCTGGAATATGCCAGGCTGGGCTTGGAGCAGAAGGAAGCATGGCGCCAAGGACCATTTATCACGTTGGAAAAATAAGACTCTTGCATATGTCGTTCTTCTAAATAAGGGCAGGCAGGGTGCTGGCTTGTCCTTTCCCAGGCGAGGCACAGATGTTTAACTCTCCTGTCTGGGAATTATGGGTAAAAAGGGTAAAGGGTACTGGATTTCGACATGGCTCACAAACAGCATTGCTTGCAGAGGAGTGCCATGCTGCTTGTCAAACCGACTGATGAGAAGGAGGCCGTGACCCTGACAGCCACGATCCCGTAATGGTTAGACGCATGTTTGTTTTATTCCCATGTGATTCGATGGATCCCTCCAGTTGATGTCATCAGACGTCAatctaaattgcctgtaatgTGTAATGTtgcgtgtatgtgccctgtgatggataggAATCCCATCCAAAGTGTGCCCTTGCCTTGTTCCTTAAGCTGTCTGGGATTGGGTCCAGGCTTGCAGTGACCCTCTACTGGATAAACATTTGGAAGATGGGATTTTATTCTAGTCAAACGATTTCAACATGATGCATAAATAGTAATAGCCACTAGATGGCGATAGTGGCTATAATGGAATCTATCTCACTTTAGTTGGCCCTGCAGAGTTGTACCTCAATTGTAAGTAAATGGATAACTGATCCATTCTGGATTTAGCTGTAACTGTGATGTTTCTAGAAAATAAAGTGTGTCACTTTATGGCAGGGCTCAGGTCTAGACTGGCCATCTGCCATTCTGGTCATTGATGGGTTGGCTGGTATCTTGAGAAAACCTCCCCACCCCCGGTTGGCAAAATTCATGGTGGGGTTGAGGGGAACCCCAGAGTCCCGTGGTGATTTTTAATCCCTGCCCAGGCCaatgtggtgtgtggctcagtggatcgGACCTCTACGCCTGAGATCATGCCTGAATGTTGCTGATTTAAATCCAGCGGTCAtttcagagtgatgtcaccactgagcccctgagcgaggcccttaacccccagttgctccaggcactggctgaccctgctctatAAATTTCCCGTCCCTTTGGATAAAAGAATCTGCTAAATGCACATAATGTGATGTAATGGTACAAATGCTTATTTACCGTCAGGacaaaaacacattaaacaGGTCTGAGTTTGCATTGCTCACTGCTGGCGAATACTGAGATGTCGTCTTGGAGTTTGCCTCTCTATCACAACATGCACAGCACTCTGGTCCTGGATCACGGCATTTAACCCTCAGCTGCaccagggacaggctgaccctgtcTTGTAGTGTACATAGCTTTGGGTAAAAGTGACTACAAATTATCCAACTAAATGCACCCTATCTGAGGAGCGGTAGATTGTAATATTGCATGTTTCGACTAACAGGGAAAGAATGTTCTAAATGACTGTCCGCCATATACTGTAATTATATATGCTGTAAGTATGTACATTTTAAGACATCGGGTCTTATGTTCCTTTAAGAAGGCCTGTGTGACTTGTAAAAGAATCGTAGATCACCCTTTGACCGGGCCTAGACGTGCCAgggattaaaattaaaatgaattaaaaagccgatttaaaaaaatgcatatatccAGTCAACAAGGAACAGACCCAAAAAGATTATTCTCTTTTAAGGATGACAATGAACACAAATATTACCCACAAGCAAAATGACATGGATAGAATATATTACCTAGAATTCATGCAGATTTCCATACGTGTGACAAGCCCAGGATCACAGCGAGACGTCTTCATCCTCATCCTACACACATGATTAGGTCGGGTAGAGAGATTATAGACCTTCCTCCTAAGTGCACCTTCACCACTAGACATCATATTGACATGTTTAATTTCATCACAGCTAATCACTTCTAATGATCTGAAGTGCGTACGGCTGACAAGATGAAATATGTGACTTAAGAAATACATAACTTAAGTTAAAAGTACCCATAATCCTTCAGTTTGACCAAAAAGCTAACGTACTGAATGATGTAGGGCAAGGAAACATTTTTACCCTTCTAATTAGAATGAAATGTTACATTTAATGTATCATACTCTTATTCTACATATTCTTAGGAATGAGAAACGTGAAAAATGTAATCTTTATCTAAAGAGGAGGGAGAACATTAAGAGCACTcaaaacaacacacacacacacacacatgcgcgcacatctcacacacacacatacacacgtgcacacagacacacaaagcacTGGAAACTGAATATATGTTATTtattcaaattaattttaaaattctAAAAATTGTAGAAAATATTAAAGCCCATTTGTACTACCTCATATTGGTTAAAAACACATATTTAAACATGCTGTAGGTTTACATCAGTAAAAAACTGCTCCTTTTAAAAATATGTCATCCGGGTTTTATGTGCATATTTACGTGATTACAAAACAACATACATTAGGTTATAAGAGAGTGAACAGAGGACAGAACTGATGTGGAAAACTGGCTTATTGGAGAGGTGATTGGTAAAATAATTTGGCCAAAGGAATTGGCTAATCAAGACACACCCATTGCTAATACAAGCGTATAATTAAGAACACAGTGAAGCACaaaaacaaacactgacaagCAGAATGGGTGGTACAGAAGAGGTTAGTGGTATCCAATTTGGTACCATAACAGGACGCCATCTTTCCAACAAGTCAGTTTGCCAAATATCTTTTCTGGTCACTGTGATGTGGAAACTTGTGGGAGAAATTTAGTCTCAAAGGTTTGGCCACACAAACTACCAGAGAGGGAGCTGATCACCCAACATCAATGCtcaacctgaatggcagcagATCCCACATGCAATGTTCCAACATCTAATAGAAAGACTTCCTAGAAGAGTGAAGGTTATTATAGCAGCAAGGAGGAGACAATCTTCATATTAATGCCCTTGGTGTTCAAATAGCTACTTTTGGCCATATAATGTAGCATCTGATTCATTTAATCAGAAAAGGCTATAACTAAGAATTACTCTAATTTGTGTACAAGTGCAAAGATCTTGTGCTTTGTAGCAGAAAAAGCCCTCAAAGTGTATATTGCTTAAAGAGTTGACTCTTCACTAGCCCAGCGTATGACTGAAGGAGACTTTGTTTAACTTAGCACAGTGCTTTTTTTTCTCTGTCATTCATTAATTGTAATTTTGGGTTAAAAAAAGTAGAACAATAGCTTTTATTTCAATACTCTTAAAATCCAGTGTATGGGTTTATTTGTACATAAAAGCATAGCTAAGATGTTAGTTCTCTGAAACAATATCCTTTGTTTCCAAGGACGTAAAGTGCAAATGCTGCAACTTTCAGCATGATTTTGGGTCATATGGGATGCATTCTCCAAGACATTTTGTCAGTGTGGGACGTGCATgtccggggggcgggggggggggggggggggggggggggggttgtgtttcTTCTTTGGTGAAAGACTAAGGGACAAAGATTAAAAGCCAGCCAGCATTCAGAGACTGGCTAGAAGATTACAGGACCTTCCCATCAACACCATCTTGTCACTTTGATCCTGCTCCAGGGGGTAGCCCCCTTTGGGCTGTGCTGGGTGTATCAGGGCGTGATTTCCATTGGAATTCCTAAAATTACCCATTTTATAACAATGACTGCTGTGAATTGAACGGTGGTATCCTCACGTAAAATAATAGCAACCAAATAAAAGGGTAAGTAGGGAACTATGCAATGGATTATCACCTTACCTTATCAGATGGGATATTTTTAATATGATAAACCATGTGCCGAGTTCACGCAGTGCCGTTAGTTGCAGTTCTGATGAATGTTCCTAAGCAGCTGCATCATTTCTTTCGAGTGAGCACTGGAGCTCGCGGGCCAGATAAATGGGCAACACTGGAATGTGCCTGTTTTTCCTCTGTAACTTTGTTGTGTTGCTCACCTCGCTATAAATCCGTGGTGCTTCTGAAAGAAAGACAATGACAGGGTGGATGGTGTTCGGCGTGAAGAGTGAAGATTCCGATCATAGCGATAAAATCACTTGGGGCTCGGGTTGCATCTCTGAGTCTAATAATAAAGTAGGTAAGATAAATATTCAAATGCTGCTTCTCAGTGAAGTGTATGCTTATTAATTATGAGTCACTGGTAAACTCATAATTGTTCACGGGAAAATTCTTAATGGTGGGCAAG encodes:
- the LOC125715969 gene encoding G protein-coupled receptor 137Ba-like, with the translated sequence MEALARAGEPAANESLPPPTLSPAVPPYVKLGLTVAYTVFYSLLFAFIYVQLWLVLRYRHKRFSYQTVFLFLCLLWAALRAVLFSFYFRSFVTANALGPFAFWLLYCCPVCLQFFTLSLMNLYFAQVVFKAKSKYSPELLKYRFPLYLVFLGISLVFLVVNLTCALLVKMTSAEVKTIVLVRVAINDSLFVLCAISLSLCLYKIAKMSLANIYLESKGTSVCQVTVIGVTVILLYASRACYNLVVLALTNIKTINSFDYDWYNVSDQADLQSSLGDAGYIVFGVVLFVWELLPTSLVVFFFRVRRPAQDRSGSGIPGHVFSRGYFFDNPRRYDSDDDLAWSIIPQGVQAGLATDCYDWGSQSSGFVAYIGAEDPHLGTTSGELHPY